One Actinomycetospora corticicola genomic window, CGTCGGGAAGGCGCTGCCGCACTACTCGGGGTACCAGGCCGACGCCGGGCCGAAGTTCCCGCTCGACCAGCGCCGGCCCGGGGACATGCTGTTCTGGGCCGACGGCGACGGCATCCACCACGTGGCGCTCTACCTCGGGGACGACCGGATGGTCGAGGCGCCGGAGTCGGGGAAGGTCGTGCGGGTGGTCCCCGTCCGCTTCGACGACGAGATCGTCCCGACGGTGACCCGCCTGCTGTAGCGACCTCACCTCACGTTGTCGGTGGGGATGGGTACCGTCACGCCCGATGTCCGACGAGGGAGAAGTTGTGTCTGCTGCTGACGGTCCCGCGACGCCCGCGCACGACGCCGCGCAGCTCGAGCGCCTGGTGGTGGAGGTCAAGCGGGTGATCGTCGGCCAGGACCGCCTGGTCGAGCGGATGCTCGTCGGTCTCCTCGCGAAGGGGCACCTGCTGCTCGAGGGTGTGCCGGGCGTGGCGAAGACGCTCGCGGTGGAGACGTTCGCGACGGTGGTGGGCGGGTCGTTCGCCCGCATCCAGTTCACGCCGGACCTCGTGCCTTCGGACATCCTCGGCACCCGCATCTACCGGCAGGGCCGGGAGGCGTTCGACGTCGAGCTCGGTCCCGTGGTGTCGAACTTCGTCCTCGCCGACGAGATCAACCGCGCCCCCGCGAAGGTGCAGTCGGCGATGCTCGAGGTGATGGCCGAGCGGAAGGTGTCGATCGGCGGGGTCAGCCACCCGATGCCCGACCCGTTCCTCGTGCTCGCCACGCAGAACCCGATCGAGAACGAGGGCGTCTACCCGCTGCCGGAGGCCCAGCGCGACCGGTTCCTGTTCAAGATCCTCGTCGAGTACCCCACCGCCGAGGAGGAGCGCGAGATCGTCTACCGGATGGGCGTCCGCGCGCCGCAGCCGCACACGGTGCTCGACCCGGCGGAGCTGCGCCGCCTGCAGGACGTCGCCGCCCAGGTCTTCGTGCACCACGCGCTGGTCGACTACGTCGTGCGTCTCGTGGTCGCCACCCGCTCGCCCGCGGAGCACGGCATGTCCGACGTCGCCGGGTGGGTCGCCTACGGCGCGTCCCCGCGTGCGTCGCTCGGCATCATCTCCGCCTCCCGCGCGCTCGCCCTGGTCCGCGGGCGGGACTACGTGCTGCCGCAGGACGTCGTCGACATCGCGCCGGACGTGCTGCGCCACCGGCTCGTGCTGTCCTACGACGCCCTCGCCGACGGCGTCCCGGTCGACCACGTGGTCACCCGGCTCCTGCAGACCGTGCCGCTGCCGCAGGTCAGCGCCCGGCCGGTGGCGGTCACCGGTCCGGCGTCGCAGGCGCCGCAGCACGGCTCGGCACCCGGCCCGCAGCAGGGCCAGCAGTACGGCGGGCCGCAGGCGGCGGCCGGATCGTGAGCCCGGAGGAGTCCGCGTCCGGCGGTCCGTCGCCGGGGCCCTCGTGGTGGCCGCGTCTGCTCGGCCGGCTCGGGGTGGCGCCGGAGGGGGAGCCGTCGGCCGCGCCGGAGACCTCGGGGGAGGAGCCCCGTCGTCGGGACGGCGGGGGGCCCGACCCGCACCCGCCGTCGCTGGCGCCGGACAGCGCCCACCTCCAGGCCGCGCTGCGCACGCTCGAGCTGTCCGTGCGGCGACGCCTCGACGGTCTCCTGCAGGGGAACCACCTCGGTCTGGTGCCCGGTCCCGGGTCGGAGGCCGGTGACGCGCGGGTCTACCAGCCCGGCGACGACGTCCGGCGGATGGACTGGTCGGTCACGGCGCGCACCTCCGAGCCCCACATCCGGGAGACGATCGCCGACCGCGAGCTCGAGACGTGGCTCGTCGTCGACCTGTCGCCGAGCCTCGACTTCGGCACCGGCGGCTGCGAGAAGCGCGACCTCGCCGTCGCCGCGTGCGCCGCGGTGGTGCACCTGACGCAGGGCGGGGGCAACCGCATCGGCGCCGTCGTCGCCAACGGCACCGGCCTGGTGCGGCTGCCTGCCCGGGGCGGGACCGCCCACGTGCACGGGCTGATGCGTCGCATCGCGAGCACGCCCCGCGCGCCGGAGGGCACCCGCGGCGACCTGGTCGGCGCCCTCGAGGCCCTGCGCAACCCGCCCCGTCGTCGGGGGCTCGTGGTGGTGGTGTCCGACTTCCTCGGCGACACCGACTGGAGCCGCGCCCTGCGCGCGCTCGCCGTGCGCCACGACGTGCTCGCGATCGAGGTGGGCGACCTGCGGGACGAGGAACTGCCCGACGTCGGCACCGTCGTGCTCGCCGACCCGGAGTCCGGGCACTCGCGGGAGGTGACCACCACGCCCACCCTGCGGCGGCGCTTCGCGGCGGAGGCGGCCGCGCACCGCGACCGGGTCGCGTACGCGATCCGCGCCGCCGGGGCCGGGCACCTGCGGCTGCGCACCGACCGCGACTGGATCGCCGACGTGGTGCGCTTCGTCGTCGCGCGCAAGCGGGGCTGGTCGGGGCAGGGCACCGCGCCGCTCGCGGGCGGGGGGAGGGCCTGATGTTCTCGCACCCGTGGTGGCTGCTCGCCCTCCTCGTCGTCGCCGCCCTGACCGCCGCGTACGTGGTCAACGAGCGCCGGCGCAGGCGCAACACGATGCGCTTCACCAACCTCGGTGTGCTCGAGAAGATCGCGCCGAAGCGGCCCGGGCGGCTGCGCCACGCGCCGGTCGCCCTCGTGCTCGTGGCGCTGACCTGCCTCGTCGTGGCCCTGGCCGGTCCGCTGGCCACCGAACAGGTGCCGCGGAACCGGGCCACCGTCATGCTCGCGATCGACGTCTCGCTCTCCATGCGGGCCACCGACGTGAGCCCGAGCCGCCTGCAGACCGCCCAGCAGGCGGCGACCGAGTTCGTCGACGAGCTGCCGCCCGGGATCAACCTGGGCCTCGTGTCCTTCGCCGGCACCGCCACCGTGCTGGTCTCACCGACCCGCGACCGCGACACGGTGAAGCGGGGTATCGCCACGCTGCAGCTGGCGGAGTCCACCGCCACCGGCGAGGCGATCCAGGCGTCGTTGGCGTCGATCCGGTCGGTCGCCAACCAGATCCAGGGCCCGGAGGAGCCGCCGCCCGGCCGGATCATCCTGCTCTCCGACGGCAAGCAGACCATCCCGTCGGACCTCGAGGCCCCGCGCGGCGCGTTCACGGCGGCCGACCAGGCCAAGCAGCAGAACGTGCCGATCTCGGCGATCTCCTTCGGCACCGAGTACGGGGAGATCGAGATCGAGGGCCGACCGGTGCCCGTGCCGGTCGCCGACTCCGACATGCAGGAGATCGCCCGCCGCTCGGGCGGCGACTTCTCCAAGGCGGCCACCCAGCAGGACCTCAAGGCCACCTACGACACGTTGCGCGAGCAGATCGGCTACGAGTCGCAGGAGGTCGACACCGGAGGGGACTGGCTGCTGGCCGGCTCGATCCTCGTGGTGATCGGGCTCGGCACGGCGTTCGCGCTGGGTGCGCGGTTGCCCTGAGACGTGATGCATCTCCACCGGTCGCCGCTACCTGTCGGTAGCCACTAGCGTTCGCCGCGCCACCGACGGAGGAGGACATGCGTGAGCCGGGTCGTGCTCGTGACCGGAGGCAACCGGGGCATCGGCCTCGCGATCGCGAAGGAGCTCACCGCCCGCGGTGACACCGTCGTCGTCACCCACCGCAGCGGCGAGCCGCCGGAGGGGCTGCACGGCGTGATCTGCGACGTCACGGACTCCGCGGCCGTCGACGCCGCCTTCTCCCAGGTGGAGTCCGAGCACGGGCCGGTCGAGGTCGTCGTCGCGAACGCGGGGATCACCCAGGACGGCCTGCTCATGCGGATGCCGGAGGACGCGTTCACCGGGGTGCTCGACGCGAACCTCACCGGGGCGTGGCGGGTCACCCAGCGGGCCACCCGCGGGATGATGAAGGCCCGCTTCGGCCGGCTGATCTACATCTCGAGCGTCGTCGGACTCACCGGGGCGCCGGGGCAGGTCAACTACGCGGCCTCCAAGGCCGGCCTGGTCGGCATGGCGCGGTCGGTCGCGCGGGAGCTGGGCGGGCGGGGCATCACCGCCAACGTCGTCGCGCCCGGCTACGTCGACACCGACATGACCGCCGACCTCACCGACAAGCGGCGCGAGGAGATGATGGCGGCGATCCCGCTCGGGCGGACCGCCCAGGCCGACGAGATCGCCAAGGCCGTCGCGTTCCTCGCCTCCGACGACGCCGCGTACATCACCGGCGCCGTCCTCCCGGTCGACGGTGGCGTCGGCATGGGCCACTAGGTGGCTTCGCCAGGTGAGCACTTCCGGTCGTCATAGCGACCGGAAGTGCTCACGAGGTCCCCGGCCACATCGAACCAAGGAGATTTCGTGGGTCTGCTCGACGGCAAGCGCATCCTGGTCACCGGGATCATCACCGACGCGTCGATCGCGTT contains:
- a CDS encoding AAA family ATPase, translating into MSDEGEVVSAADGPATPAHDAAQLERLVVEVKRVIVGQDRLVERMLVGLLAKGHLLLEGVPGVAKTLAVETFATVVGGSFARIQFTPDLVPSDILGTRIYRQGREAFDVELGPVVSNFVLADEINRAPAKVQSAMLEVMAERKVSIGGVSHPMPDPFLVLATQNPIENEGVYPLPEAQRDRFLFKILVEYPTAEEEREIVYRMGVRAPQPHTVLDPAELRRLQDVAAQVFVHHALVDYVVRLVVATRSPAEHGMSDVAGWVAYGASPRASLGIISASRALALVRGRDYVLPQDVVDIAPDVLRHRLVLSYDALADGVPVDHVVTRLLQTVPLPQVSARPVAVTGPASQAPQHGSAPGPQQGQQYGGPQAAAGS
- a CDS encoding VWA domain-containing protein encodes the protein MFSHPWWLLALLVVAALTAAYVVNERRRRRNTMRFTNLGVLEKIAPKRPGRLRHAPVALVLVALTCLVVALAGPLATEQVPRNRATVMLAIDVSLSMRATDVSPSRLQTAQQAATEFVDELPPGINLGLVSFAGTATVLVSPTRDRDTVKRGIATLQLAESTATGEAIQASLASIRSVANQIQGPEEPPPGRIILLSDGKQTIPSDLEAPRGAFTAADQAKQQNVPISAISFGTEYGEIEIEGRPVPVPVADSDMQEIARRSGGDFSKAATQQDLKATYDTLREQIGYESQEVDTGGDWLLAGSILVVIGLGTAFALGARLP
- a CDS encoding DUF58 domain-containing protein, translated to MAPDSAHLQAALRTLELSVRRRLDGLLQGNHLGLVPGPGSEAGDARVYQPGDDVRRMDWSVTARTSEPHIRETIADRELETWLVVDLSPSLDFGTGGCEKRDLAVAACAAVVHLTQGGGNRIGAVVANGTGLVRLPARGGTAHVHGLMRRIASTPRAPEGTRGDLVGALEALRNPPRRRGLVVVVSDFLGDTDWSRALRALAVRHDVLAIEVGDLRDEELPDVGTVVLADPESGHSREVTTTPTLRRRFAAEAAAHRDRVAYAIRAAGAGHLRLRTDRDWIADVVRFVVARKRGWSGQGTAPLAGGGRA
- the fabG gene encoding 3-oxoacyl-ACP reductase FabG; the protein is MSRVVLVTGGNRGIGLAIAKELTARGDTVVVTHRSGEPPEGLHGVICDVTDSAAVDAAFSQVESEHGPVEVVVANAGITQDGLLMRMPEDAFTGVLDANLTGAWRVTQRATRGMMKARFGRLIYISSVVGLTGAPGQVNYAASKAGLVGMARSVARELGGRGITANVVAPGYVDTDMTADLTDKRREEMMAAIPLGRTAQADEIAKAVAFLASDDAAYITGAVLPVDGGVGMGH